One Nitrospina watsonii DNA segment encodes these proteins:
- the gnd gene encoding phosphogluconate dehydrogenase (NAD(+)-dependent, decarboxylating): MRIGFVGLGKMGANMVQRLIAGGHEVVVHDRSQDAMTAAAGQGAEAADSLHALVQRLPERKAVWIMIPAGPPVLETVEALLELLGPNDILIDGGNSNWRETGKTAKRVHDRGLHFIDCGTSGGIWGLKEGYCLMVGGDEEPCRYLEPVFKTLAPENGYLRAGSSGAGHFVKMVHNGIEYGMMQAYAEGFDIMNNSPFDIDLRAVSDVWQHGSVVRSWLLELAARALKEDPDLSQLEPWVEDSGEGRWAVQAAIDFDTPAPVITHSLFARFQSRQKDSFAMRLLAALRNQFGGHAVKNK, from the coding sequence ATGAGGATTGGATTTGTGGGGCTGGGGAAGATGGGGGCGAACATGGTGCAGCGGTTGATCGCCGGCGGACATGAAGTGGTGGTGCACGACCGGTCCCAAGACGCCATGACCGCCGCTGCGGGGCAGGGAGCCGAGGCGGCGGACTCGCTCCACGCACTGGTGCAGCGGTTGCCGGAGCGCAAGGCGGTGTGGATCATGATCCCGGCCGGACCCCCGGTATTGGAAACCGTGGAGGCGCTGCTGGAATTGTTGGGGCCGAATGACATCCTCATCGATGGCGGCAATTCCAACTGGCGCGAAACGGGCAAGACCGCCAAACGGGTGCACGATCGCGGCTTGCATTTCATCGACTGCGGCACCAGCGGCGGCATCTGGGGATTGAAGGAGGGTTATTGCCTCATGGTCGGCGGCGACGAAGAACCGTGCCGCTACCTGGAACCGGTTTTCAAAACGCTGGCTCCGGAAAACGGTTACCTGCGCGCCGGCTCCAGCGGCGCCGGGCATTTCGTCAAGATGGTGCACAACGGCATCGAGTACGGCATGATGCAGGCCTACGCCGAAGGCTTCGACATCATGAACAACTCGCCGTTCGACATCGACCTGCGCGCGGTCAGCGATGTCTGGCAGCACGGCAGCGTGGTGCGATCGTGGTTGCTGGAACTGGCGGCGCGGGCACTCAAGGAAGATCCGGACTTGTCGCAGTTGGAACCCTGGGTGGAAGACAGCGGTGAGGGACGCTGGGCGGTGCAGGCGGCGATCGATTTCGACACCCCGGCGCCGGTCATCACGCACAGCCTGTTCGCCCGGTTTCAATCGCGGCAAAAGGACTCGTTCGCCATGCGCCTGCTGGCGGCGTTGCGCAACCAGTTCGGCGGACACGCTGTCAAAAACAAATGA
- the zwf gene encoding glucose-6-phosphate dehydrogenase, translating to MVQRDNCILVIFGASGDLTRRKLVPALFSLYEKDLLPEKFAVLGVSRTKMTDASFRKTLAEGVEDAEAKPDPDDFRKFAKLLFYLSIDPGEARDYGKLSKRLKKLDESLKTGGNFIYYLSIAPSMYEVIVENLGTAGLQKEKKQDQAYKRIIVEKPFGYDLESGKALNKKLTKVFREPQIYRIDHYLGKETVQNLLVFRFSNGIFEPLWNRNFVDHVEITASETVGVGTRGRYYDSSGALRDMVQNHLLQILGIIAMEPPPSFDSFSVRNETVKVFQSLKPIAEDEVDQYVVRGQYTKSQINGQIIPGYREEEHVDPFSRTETFAAMKVFIENWRWGGVPFYIRTGKRLPTRVTEVVIHFKRTPHILFQHKKDEQAVPNQLIIRIQPDEGILLNFGMKRPGTGFHVEKVSMDFHYSDLGDTSLADAYERLLLDCIQGDPTLFARGDAVESCWRFVDPILNRWQNNPDETIYGYPAGTWGPRQATHLLTQPGLDWHYPCRNLVEDGLFCEL from the coding sequence ATGGTTCAACGTGACAACTGCATTCTGGTCATCTTCGGCGCTTCCGGCGACCTGACCCGGCGCAAGCTGGTCCCGGCCCTGTTCAGCCTGTATGAAAAAGACCTGCTGCCGGAAAAGTTCGCCGTGCTGGGCGTCAGCCGCACCAAAATGACCGATGCGTCGTTTCGCAAAACGCTGGCGGAAGGCGTGGAAGACGCGGAGGCAAAACCCGATCCCGACGATTTCCGCAAGTTTGCCAAGTTGCTGTTCTATCTGTCCATCGATCCGGGCGAAGCGCGCGATTACGGAAAACTCAGCAAGCGCCTCAAGAAACTCGACGAAAGCCTGAAGACCGGCGGCAATTTCATTTATTACCTGTCCATCGCGCCGTCCATGTATGAAGTCATCGTTGAAAACCTGGGCACGGCGGGGTTGCAGAAAGAAAAAAAACAGGACCAGGCCTACAAACGCATCATCGTTGAAAAACCGTTCGGTTACGATCTCGAATCCGGCAAGGCGCTGAACAAAAAATTGACGAAGGTGTTCCGCGAGCCGCAGATCTACCGCATCGACCATTATCTCGGCAAGGAAACGGTGCAGAACCTGCTGGTGTTCCGCTTTTCCAACGGCATTTTCGAGCCGTTGTGGAACCGCAACTTCGTCGATCACGTCGAGATCACCGCGTCGGAAACGGTGGGAGTGGGCACGCGCGGCCGTTATTACGATTCTTCCGGTGCGCTGCGCGACATGGTGCAGAACCACCTGTTGCAGATTCTGGGCATCATCGCCATGGAACCGCCGCCGTCGTTCGATTCGTTCTCCGTGCGCAACGAAACGGTGAAGGTGTTTCAGTCGCTCAAGCCCATTGCCGAAGATGAGGTGGATCAGTATGTCGTGCGTGGCCAGTACACGAAATCGCAGATCAACGGACAGATCATCCCCGGTTATCGCGAGGAGGAACACGTCGATCCGTTCTCGCGCACCGAAACGTTTGCGGCCATGAAGGTGTTCATCGAAAACTGGCGCTGGGGGGGCGTGCCGTTTTACATCCGCACCGGCAAGCGCCTGCCGACGCGGGTGACCGAGGTGGTGATCCATTTCAAACGCACGCCGCACATCCTGTTCCAGCATAAGAAAGACGAACAGGCCGTGCCCAACCAATTGATCATCCGCATCCAGCCGGACGAAGGCATCCTGCTCAACTTCGGCATGAAGCGTCCCGGTACGGGATTCCATGTTGAAAAGGTGAGCATGGACTTTCATTATTCGGACCTGGGCGACACCAGCCTGGCCGATGCCTACGAGCGGTTGCTGCTCGATTGCATTCAGGGCGATCCCACTCTGTTTGCGCGCGGCGATGCGGTGGAGTCCTGCTGGCGCTTTGTCGATCCCATCCTCAACCGCTGGCAGAACAACCCCGATGAAACCATCTACGGGTATCCGGCAGGCACCTGGGGACCGCGCCAGGCCACTCATTTACTCACCCAGCCGGGCTTGGACTGGCATTATCCCTGCCGCAATCTGGTCGAAGACGGCCTGTTCTGCGAACTGTGA
- the pgl gene encoding 6-phosphogluconolactonase → MRSPEARLFVHADAEQLADALTLEWVRRVQAAASLNAPFRVALPGGSTPRRLLERLALPQYAKEIDWSGVHVFFGDERCVPPGHADSNYHMVHEALLRHVPIPTGNVHCMRGEDDPYGEAARYTEELRRTFGIAASQVPRFDWILLGVGTDGHTASLFPGQNETLACRDWCTVAHHPDSGQPRITLTLPVLNHAACVSFLVTGLDKADALAAVKNDPERRQRFPAACVEAEQVEWWVDEAAASRL, encoded by the coding sequence ATGCGATCACCGGAAGCCAGACTGTTTGTGCACGCCGACGCAGAGCAGCTCGCCGATGCGTTGACGCTGGAATGGGTGCGCCGCGTGCAGGCCGCAGCTTCCCTGAACGCGCCGTTTCGCGTGGCCCTGCCGGGTGGTTCCACACCGCGCCGCCTGCTGGAACGGTTGGCGCTGCCGCAATACGCAAAGGAAATCGATTGGTCCGGCGTGCACGTTTTCTTTGGTGATGAACGCTGCGTTCCGCCCGGCCACGCCGACAGCAATTACCACATGGTGCACGAAGCGTTGCTGCGTCATGTTCCCATTCCCACCGGCAACGTGCACTGCATGCGTGGCGAAGACGATCCGTACGGCGAGGCGGCCCGCTACACCGAAGAACTGCGACGGACGTTCGGCATTGCGGCGTCGCAGGTTCCACGCTTCGACTGGATTCTGTTGGGGGTGGGCACGGACGGACACACCGCGTCGCTGTTTCCCGGGCAAAACGAAACGCTGGCATGCCGGGATTGGTGCACGGTGGCGCATCATCCGGACAGCGGGCAACCGCGCATCACGCTCACCCTGCCGGTGCTGAACCATGCGGCGTGCGTGTCGTTTCTGGTGACGGGATTGGACAAAGCCGATGCGCTGGCTGCGGTGAAGAACGATCCGGAACGGCGTCAACGTTTTCCCGCCGCGTGCGTGGAAGCCGAACAGGTGGAGTGGTGGGTGGATGAAGCCGCCGCGTCCCGCCTGTGA
- a CDS encoding molybdopterin-dependent oxidoreductase, protein MTRNAFLKFLIAAAGLCLLAPVRALARPWRSAHSSTRRGSVLHVSGMTPDIARPDGALSPITPTKQFYVEDISGPPDTLPRDASAWTLNLTGDIAHPETLRYDDILKHPAVTRTITLNCIGNPIGGYAIGNAEWSGLPLKELIDAADPDFFADTLVLKGADGYHDSLPLSAARHPGALLVHSMNGEPLTRDHGFPLRVLVPGYYGIKQVKWLQEIQIQNGPHTGYWQERNWTQSGRVKIFSRIDHPEHGEWLETRRTTLRGIAFAGDRGIQYVQVSLDGEKSWSLAQLEKPLSPYAWVFWSFPVTFPRSGRYRLAVRAADRFSGVQRDGARDPFPSGTSGIHRIDVKVL, encoded by the coding sequence ATGACACGCAACGCGTTTTTAAAATTCCTCATCGCGGCGGCCGGCCTGTGCCTGCTGGCTCCCGTGCGTGCGCTGGCCCGGCCGTGGCGGAGCGCTCATTCCTCAACGCGACGGGGTTCGGTTCTGCACGTGTCCGGCATGACGCCCGATATCGCCCGGCCCGACGGCGCCCTGTCCCCCATCACGCCCACAAAACAGTTTTATGTCGAAGACATCTCCGGCCCGCCGGACACGTTGCCGCGCGACGCCTCCGCCTGGACGCTGAACCTGACGGGTGACATCGCCCATCCTGAAACCCTGCGTTACGATGACATCCTGAAACACCCGGCGGTGACCCGCACCATCACCCTCAACTGTATCGGCAACCCCATCGGCGGCTACGCCATCGGCAATGCCGAATGGAGCGGCCTGCCTTTGAAGGAGTTGATAGACGCCGCCGATCCGGATTTTTTTGCGGACACGCTGGTGTTGAAAGGCGCCGACGGCTATCACGACAGCCTGCCTTTGAGCGCGGCCCGGCATCCCGGAGCGCTGCTGGTGCACAGCATGAACGGCGAGCCGTTGACGCGCGATCACGGGTTCCCCCTGCGCGTGCTGGTGCCCGGCTATTACGGCATCAAGCAGGTGAAGTGGTTGCAGGAAATCCAAATTCAAAACGGTCCGCATACCGGGTACTGGCAGGAACGCAACTGGACACAGAGCGGGCGCGTGAAAATCTTTTCGCGCATCGACCACCCTGAGCACGGCGAGTGGCTGGAGACGCGGCGCACCACGCTGCGCGGCATCGCCTTCGCCGGCGACCGTGGCATCCAGTACGTGCAGGTGTCGCTCGATGGCGAGAAAAGCTGGTCCCTGGCACAACTCGAAAAACCCCTGTCGCCGTACGCGTGGGTGTTCTGGTCGTTCCCCGTCACCTTCCCCCGCTCCGGACGGTACCGCCTCGCCGTGCGCGCGGCGGACCGGTTCAGCGGCGTGCAACGGGACGGCGCCCGCGACCCCTTTCCGTCCGGGACCTCCGGCATCCACCGCATCGACGTGAAAGTGCTATGA
- a CDS encoding methyltransferase domain-containing protein, whose amino-acid sequence MNERRSEMETETTISRGDVQEFYSKAAAATQENLCCPVKYEPGDLSHIPEEVLEISYGCGSPVSRANIEPGETMVDLGCGGGIDCFIAARAVGAQGRVIGVDMTEAMLNVARTHADRVSDNLGYRNLEFHHGFLESTPVEDASADVVTSNCVVNLSPKKQDVFKEISRILKPGGRFVIADIISDQPVPAAMRDNRELWGECVSGALTLDEFLDYSRQAGFYGFNVTKDYLWKEVEGIRFYSYLLTAYKPAAIEESCCSGSVLAIYAGPFNEVTCEGVTFPVGRAVEVKEELGEVLAQGPYRGLFNIIDPETEQVEDNSDDSCCG is encoded by the coding sequence ATGAACGAAAGGCGATCGGAAATGGAAACGGAGACGACGATTTCCCGCGGCGACGTGCAGGAGTTTTACTCCAAGGCGGCAGCGGCCACGCAGGAAAACCTGTGCTGCCCGGTCAAGTATGAACCCGGCGACCTGTCCCACATTCCTGAGGAAGTGCTGGAAATTTCCTACGGCTGCGGCAGCCCTGTCAGCCGCGCCAACATTGAACCCGGCGAAACCATGGTGGACCTCGGTTGTGGCGGCGGCATCGACTGCTTCATCGCCGCCCGCGCGGTCGGCGCCCAAGGCCGCGTCATCGGCGTGGACATGACGGAAGCCATGCTGAACGTCGCCCGCACCCACGCCGACCGCGTCAGCGACAACCTCGGTTACCGCAACCTCGAATTCCACCACGGCTTTCTGGAATCCACGCCGGTGGAAGACGCCTCCGCCGATGTGGTCACCTCCAACTGCGTGGTCAACCTGTCGCCCAAAAAGCAGGACGTGTTCAAGGAAATCAGCCGCATCCTGAAACCCGGCGGACGCTTCGTCATCGCCGACATCATTTCCGACCAGCCGGTGCCCGCCGCCATGCGCGACAACCGCGAGCTGTGGGGCGAGTGCGTCTCCGGCGCCTTGACCCTTGACGAGTTCCTCGACTATTCACGCCAGGCCGGGTTCTACGGATTCAACGTGACCAAGGATTATTTGTGGAAGGAAGTCGAGGGCATCCGGTTTTATTCGTACCTGCTCACCGCCTACAAACCGGCGGCCATCGAGGAGTCGTGCTGCAGCGGCAGCGTGCTCGCCATCTATGCCGGACCGTTCAACGAAGTCACCTGCGAGGGCGTCACCTTCCCGGTGGGGCGTGCGGTGGAGGTCAAGGAAGAGTTGGGTGAAGTGCTGGCGCAGGGTCCCTACCGCGGCCTGTTCAATATCATCGACCCGGAAACCGAACAGGTGGAAGACAACAGCGACGATTCCTGCTGCGGCTGA
- a CDS encoding zf-HC2 domain-containing protein: MNTLTRWLKIRCQDTSSLISERMDHSLPLSKRLRVGMHLAMCKACRIYEQQLQTVRSLARKLGREEDPLGPNVTMTEDCKESIKAVLKKHQGS, from the coding sequence ATGAACACCCTGACGCGTTGGTTGAAAATCCGCTGCCAAGACACCTCTTCCTTGATTTCGGAGAGGATGGACCACTCCCTGCCGCTGTCCAAACGGCTGCGCGTGGGCATGCACCTGGCAATGTGCAAGGCGTGCCGCATCTACGAGCAGCAGTTGCAGACGGTGCGGTCGCTGGCGCGCAAACTGGGACGGGAAGAAGATCCACTCGGTCCGAACGTCACCATGACGGAAGACTGCAAGGAGAGCATCAAGGCGGTTTTGAAAAAACATCAGGGTTCCTGA
- a CDS encoding sigma-70 family RNA polymerase sigma factor, with protein sequence MDTKPNIDSEQWVDRYGDTMYRFTLVRVKDAMVAHDIVQTTLLAALQAQHTFAGKSSEKSWLFGILKHKIMDHFRSQKNQRTYELMPDDDADPYENAYNENGHWVSPPRRWEIDPEKAVENTQLAEALNQCMDGLSDKFRDIFVMKEVEGMSSEDICKEMGIKPTNLWVILHRARNQLKKCLEIQHGRRGA encoded by the coding sequence GTGGATACCAAACCAAACATCGACAGCGAACAGTGGGTGGACCGCTACGGCGACACCATGTACCGGTTCACCCTCGTCCGCGTGAAAGATGCCATGGTGGCGCACGACATCGTGCAAACCACCCTGCTCGCCGCCCTGCAGGCGCAGCACACCTTCGCCGGAAAGTCCTCGGAAAAGAGCTGGCTGTTCGGCATTCTGAAACACAAGATCATGGACCATTTCCGCAGTCAGAAAAACCAGCGGACCTATGAACTGATGCCGGATGACGATGCCGATCCCTACGAAAACGCTTATAATGAAAATGGGCACTGGGTCTCGCCGCCACGCCGCTGGGAGATCGATCCGGAAAAAGCGGTGGAAAACACCCAACTTGCGGAGGCGCTCAACCAGTGCATGGACGGGCTGTCCGACAAGTTCCGCGATATCTTTGTCATGAAAGAAGTAGAGGGGATGTCCTCCGAGGATATCTGCAAGGAAATGGGTATAAAACCGACCAATCTGTGGGTCATTCTGCACCGGGCCCGCAATCAGTTGAAAAAATGCCTGGAAATCCAGCATGGGCGCCGCGGCGCCTGA
- a CDS encoding ArsR/SmtB family transcription factor: MDKTLDTAECARILKSLGDESRLKIVQLLLQGECSVSQVVQSLNLPQPQASHHLAILRGSGLVNTRREGNRVINFIDPEIRSMLNKKDLGLDLGCCSITFE; this comes from the coding sequence ATGGACAAGACCCTGGACACAGCCGAATGCGCACGCATCCTGAAATCGCTGGGCGACGAATCCCGCCTCAAAATCGTCCAGCTTTTATTGCAGGGAGAGTGCAGCGTTTCGCAGGTGGTGCAGTCGCTGAACCTGCCTCAGCCGCAGGCATCGCACCATCTCGCCATCCTGCGCGGCAGCGGGCTAGTGAACACGCGCCGCGAAGGCAACCGGGTCATCAATTTCATCGATCCCGAAATCCGGTCCATGCTGAATAAAAAGGATCTGGGCCTCGATCTGGGATGCTGTTCGATCACCTTCGAATAG
- the miaA gene encoding tRNA (adenosine(37)-N6)-dimethylallyltransferase MiaA encodes MNALIILAGPTASGKSETALCLAEHLRSEIISADSMQVYRHFDIGTAKPPVALRQRVPHHLIDILEPDEPFTAFDFKQRAQSVVRDLLARGQTPVMVGGTGLYLKTFIENYDCAVEPDPAIRQQVRQELAMRGAAALHEELKQVDPGYAAQIQPNDPIRIERALTVFRQSGQPLSTFHHTDTAGAEPYGFDIHLFLLERERQDLYRHINRRVEQMLDDGLKQEVESLLARGYHKECKPLQSIGYAQMVRHLEGGIPLDRACYEIQRETRHFAKRQITWFKKMKETRSVNVDTDDTASGIMEKILRLLPKTAAMLFGLWIACAPLNVAANPDETYLTAVESVQTGQWDAALGALERLEREQLEMDLRRRVTYLLARVLVHRQEHERALVFYEKSRTLYPELEDYIILHQARSQTALGRYAQALAELDQLATQFPQSLLIARAHWLKADIHRLQNQPESALHQLQAAYRLIGKQDYLEDSQETLPDMLGQQAALYEQLEDAQGLYDTYRTFYVTYPDHPKAANAADRMEQLAQQPGVTVRSLSLRERARRLRTLLRQAHFETVIEETRSLMKTSDRILPGRFYFILADAYQGLRDRAAANDVLQEFMRRYPQHRRVPKAAFTVARNLWNLGNRDGAREGFEQVAKSARRRDLKTEALFIVGKIYEEAKDEAAALRTYRALAKDHAQTEFGQQAAWQIGWVHYRAGRWQEAASQFRANRKRSPQGDLVDKNAFWLAKSLEQLNRHEDAHEVYADLIAQYPYTYYGLQAQNKLDASTTPHILEQAEATPILKTSVSTPGGLPESPGRALNDDERFHFSRAEELIRLGFHRMAREEMRWVARSVRKNYSGVLWLSHWFNRAHAFADSQRLLALYRGFKTRHGEKELPEAFWKNYYPPAYLHKIHHSAGKFQVDPLLVISLMRQESLYDTWSVSPAGARGLMQLMPKTASRMHRQSGLDEDFDTERLFDPNFNIHLGVRYLSRLVREHHGNRIHILIAYNAGPTVLAAWQWRFGDIDDPDVFIESIPYPETRKYVKLVSRNHDLYKRLYGQKTEPDADSKTF; translated from the coding sequence ATGAATGCTTTAATCATTCTGGCCGGTCCCACCGCGTCCGGTAAAAGCGAGACGGCGCTCTGTCTGGCCGAGCACCTGCGATCGGAGATCATCAGCGCCGATTCGATGCAGGTGTACCGCCATTTCGACATCGGCACCGCCAAACCGCCGGTGGCCCTGCGCCAACGCGTGCCGCATCACCTGATCGACATCCTCGAACCCGACGAGCCTTTCACCGCTTTTGATTTCAAACAGCGCGCGCAGTCGGTGGTGCGCGACCTGCTGGCCCGCGGCCAAACGCCCGTCATGGTGGGCGGCACCGGGCTGTATCTCAAAACTTTCATCGAAAATTACGACTGCGCCGTCGAGCCGGACCCCGCCATCCGTCAGCAGGTGCGGCAGGAACTGGCAATGCGCGGCGCCGCCGCCCTGCACGAGGAACTCAAACAGGTCGATCCCGGTTACGCGGCGCAGATTCAACCGAACGATCCCATCCGCATCGAACGCGCGCTCACCGTATTCCGCCAGAGCGGGCAGCCGTTGTCCACCTTCCACCACACGGACACGGCCGGAGCCGAACCCTACGGCTTCGACATCCACCTGTTTCTGCTGGAACGCGAACGCCAGGATTTGTACCGGCACATCAACCGCCGCGTCGAACAGATGCTCGATGACGGCCTCAAGCAGGAAGTCGAAAGCCTGCTCGCACGCGGCTATCATAAAGAATGCAAACCGTTACAATCCATCGGTTACGCGCAGATGGTGCGCCATCTGGAAGGCGGCATCCCGCTCGACCGCGCCTGCTACGAAATCCAGCGCGAGACGCGGCACTTCGCCAAACGCCAGATCACCTGGTTCAAAAAAATGAAGGAAACCCGCTCTGTGAATGTGGACACAGACGACACCGCCAGCGGCATCATGGAAAAAATCCTGCGCCTCCTGCCGAAGACAGCAGCGATGCTGTTCGGCTTGTGGATCGCGTGCGCGCCGCTGAACGTTGCGGCAAACCCGGACGAGACGTATCTCACGGCGGTGGAGTCGGTGCAGACCGGCCAGTGGGACGCGGCGCTCGGCGCTCTCGAACGGCTGGAACGGGAACAGTTGGAAATGGACCTCCGCCGGCGCGTCACGTATCTGCTGGCGCGGGTGCTGGTCCACAGGCAGGAGCATGAACGGGCGCTGGTGTTTTACGAAAAAAGCCGGACGCTGTACCCCGAGCTCGAAGACTACATCATCCTGCATCAGGCCCGCTCGCAAACCGCCCTCGGCCGCTACGCGCAAGCGCTGGCGGAGCTGGACCAACTGGCCACACAGTTTCCGCAGTCGTTGCTCATCGCCCGCGCGCATTGGCTGAAAGCCGACATCCATCGCCTGCAAAACCAGCCTGAATCCGCCCTGCACCAATTGCAGGCAGCCTATCGCCTGATCGGCAAACAGGATTACCTGGAAGATTCCCAGGAAACCCTGCCGGATATGCTGGGACAACAGGCCGCCCTGTATGAACAGCTTGAGGACGCGCAAGGGCTGTACGACACCTACCGCACGTTCTACGTGACGTATCCGGATCATCCCAAGGCGGCGAACGCCGCAGACCGGATGGAACAACTGGCTCAGCAACCCGGCGTCACGGTCCGATCTCTTTCCCTCAGGGAACGGGCGCGCCGCCTGCGCACGCTGCTGAGACAGGCTCATTTTGAGACGGTGATCGAGGAAACGCGGTCGCTGATGAAAACCTCCGACCGCATTCTGCCCGGCCGTTTTTATTTCATTCTGGCCGACGCCTACCAGGGTCTGCGCGACCGGGCTGCTGCCAACGACGTGTTGCAGGAATTCATGCGGCGCTACCCCCAACACCGGCGTGTGCCGAAGGCGGCGTTCACTGTCGCCCGCAACCTGTGGAACCTGGGCAACCGGGACGGCGCGCGCGAAGGCTTTGAACAGGTGGCGAAATCCGCCCGCAGACGGGATTTGAAAACGGAAGCGTTGTTCATCGTCGGCAAGATTTATGAGGAAGCGAAGGATGAGGCGGCGGCGCTCCGCACTTACCGGGCTCTGGCGAAGGACCATGCCCAAACCGAGTTCGGCCAGCAGGCCGCCTGGCAGATCGGCTGGGTGCATTACCGCGCCGGGCGCTGGCAGGAAGCGGCAAGCCAGTTTCGCGCCAATCGAAAACGGTCGCCGCAGGGCGATCTCGTGGACAAAAATGCGTTCTGGCTGGCAAAGTCTCTCGAACAACTGAACCGGCACGAGGACGCCCATGAAGTGTATGCAGACCTGATCGCCCAATACCCCTATACCTATTACGGCCTGCAGGCCCAGAACAAACTCGATGCCAGCACCACCCCGCACATTCTGGAGCAGGCGGAGGCCACGCCGATCCTGAAAACCAGCGTGTCCACCCCCGGCGGCCTGCCGGAAAGCCCGGGCCGCGCCCTGAACGACGACGAACGGTTTCACTTTTCACGGGCAGAGGAATTGATCCGGTTGGGATTCCACCGCATGGCCCGCGAGGAAATGCGTTGGGTCGCCCGCTCGGTGCGCAAGAATTACTCCGGCGTGTTGTGGTTGTCGCACTGGTTCAATCGCGCCCACGCCTTTGCCGACTCCCAACGGCTGCTGGCGCTGTACCGGGGATTCAAAACACGTCATGGCGAAAAAGAATTGCCGGAAGCGTTCTGGAAAAATTATTACCCGCCCGCTTACCTGCACAAGATTCATCACTCGGCGGGGAAATTCCAGGTGGACCCGCTGCTGGTGATCAGCCTCATGCGGCAGGAGAGTTTGTACGACACCTGGTCGGTGTCGCCGGCGGGCGCGCGTGGATTGATGCAACTGATGCCGAAGACGGCCTCACGCATGCACCGGCAGTCGGGACTGGATGAAGACTTCGATACCGAACGGCTGTTCGATCCCAACTTCAACATTCATCTCGGCGTGCGTTATCTGAGCCGCCTGGTGCGGGAACACCACGGCAACCGCATCCACATCCTGATCGCCTACAACGCCGGCCCCACAGTCCTCGCTGCCTGGCAGTGGCGCTTCGGCGACATCGACGACCCCGACGTGTTCATCGAGTCCATCCCCTACCCGGAAACGCGCAAGTACGTCAAGCTGGTGTCGCGCAATCACGATCTGTATAAACGGCTGTACGGGCAAAAAACGGAACCGGACGCGGACAGCAAGACCTTTTAG
- a CDS encoding tRNA1(Val) (adenine(37)-N6)-methyltransferase: MPVSHPIPIEQNPTGYRYSVEPFLLAHFSRPGTGERVLEVGTGCGILSLLLTSREPDLDVTAVEIQESLFQHAVRNVAHREREGIRVEHADFLEWARSVPSASFDWILSNPPYRKQNSSRINPNPEKAIARHEIKLSLPELVAAAAPLLKPEGRLTLAYPPERREEWTAALHKNGLAPARSLTVYGHRHAAPRILLIEAARHHTVQKPEDRELIMYNPNGSYTEAMQTIYECFNHSGRSHRVR, translated from the coding sequence ATGCCGGTGTCCCATCCCATCCCAATCGAGCAAAATCCAACGGGTTACCGCTACTCGGTCGAGCCCTTCCTGCTGGCGCACTTTTCCCGGCCAGGTACCGGCGAGCGGGTGTTGGAAGTCGGCACCGGCTGCGGCATTTTGTCCTTGCTGCTCACAAGCCGGGAACCGGACCTCGATGTGACCGCAGTGGAAATTCAGGAATCGCTGTTTCAGCACGCCGTCCGCAACGTGGCGCACCGGGAACGCGAGGGCATCCGCGTCGAACACGCTGATTTTCTTGAGTGGGCGCGCTCCGTGCCGTCCGCCTCATTCGACTGGATTCTCAGCAACCCGCCGTACCGGAAACAGAACAGCAGCCGCATCAATCCCAATCCGGAAAAGGCCATCGCCCGGCACGAGATCAAACTGTCCTTGCCCGAACTGGTCGCCGCCGCCGCCCCGCTACTCAAACCGGAAGGACGGCTGACACTGGCCTACCCTCCCGAACGCCGCGAGGAATGGACTGCGGCATTGCACAAGAACGGCCTCGCACCGGCGCGGAGCCTGACGGTGTACGGCCACCGCCATGCCGCACCGCGCATTCTGTTGATCGAAGCCGCGCGCCATCATACGGTCCAAAAACCGGAAGACCGGGAATTGATCATGTACAACCCTAACGGCTCGTACACGGAAGCCATGCAAACCATTTATGAATGCTTTAATCATTCTGGCCGGTCCCACCGCGTCCGGTAA